One Oryza glaberrima chromosome 10, OglaRS2, whole genome shotgun sequence DNA segment encodes these proteins:
- the LOC127786158 gene encoding uncharacterized protein At5g43822, whose amino-acid sequence MEASVRRVQQRVRKAREEMDRWDDLNSRLLSQFANAAAIVARLPVLEEVKNYGVLRCVPNIRENLLGKQMESLEIIFVSMRETVEEFNSIARSLHKALRDTNQMVRGGSALSAKQMQLQVGILPTIADCLDGLRTLCEMHQAEYALKSSVISSLTWTSSSSDIAAMRQLLVDQPNIPKDEVQAIFDIIFADEIC is encoded by the exons ATGGAGGCGTCGGTGCGGAGGGTGCAGCAGCGGGTGAGGAAGGCGCGGGAGGAGATGGATCGGTGGGACGACCTCAACTCCCGCCTCCTCTCTCAGTTCGCAAACGCTGCCGCCATCGTTGCTCGTCTCCCG GTGCTGGAAGAGGTTAAGAACTATGGTGTCCTACGATGTGTCCCTAACATCAGAGAGAATCTTTTGGGTAAGCAAATGGAGAGTTTGGAGATCATCTTCGTCTCTATGAGGGAGACAGT GGAGGAATTCAATAGCATTGCCAGATCTTTACATAAGGCTTTGCGGGATACTAATCAAATGGTGAGAGGTGGGTCTGCACTCAGTGCAAAACAGATGCAGTTACAAGTGGGAATTTTGCCAACTATAGCAGACTGCTTGGATGGGCTACGGACTTTATGTGAAATGCACCAGGCCGA GTATGCACTAAAATCATCAGTCATCTCTTCGCTGACATGGACGAGCAG TTCCAGTGACATTGCCGCGATGCGTCAACTCTTAGTAGACCAGCCAAACATACCAAAAGATGAAG TGCAAGCTATTTTTGACATTATATTCGCAGATGAAATCTGTTGA
- the LOC127785969 gene encoding pentatricopeptide repeat-containing protein At2g21090-like: protein MSLPAGSPPPPPTSPPYTGILAALHRSIAGGHAAAAVALLPELSRAGLRPPFPLLSSLARLLLLRRATAPCFPSLAGRLLLYVRLAGLKRIVPCSTQLANHLLSLNFLLRRPRDARRLFARMPRPDVCSYNAMLAGYARLALAAPAAEVFAAMPHRDLLSYNATLLALAGGGEMQKAVALYSELRGTSTSLGYSDQTFLALLVGCEKLVDRELARQLHAHLILHGFLSDIRIASSLVDVYTKCVCIADAEDLFNEMPVKSERMWTTLVCGYAEDGQLSTARRLFNQMPKKNILSWNSLMEGYVRHGQEAEALSIFQHLIKEGVHPDQITFTSCFRACAAVCALKCGQQIHGRLLRTGFYPNVMILSSLIDMYSRCGYLADARQVFSLTVQEKKDTLLWNALLGALCHHGHGQEVIGSFVQMIRERWKPDANTFLTVLKACCHCNLVEEANNVLSHGVQ, encoded by the exons ATGTCCCTccccgccggctcgccgccgccgccgccgacatcgccgccgtaCACCGGCAtcctcgccgccctccaccgcagCATCGCAGGAGGCcacgcggccgccgcggtggccCTCCTCCCGGAGCTCTCCCGCGCCGGCCTGCGCCCGCCCTTCCCGCTCCTCTCCTCGCtcgcccgcctcctcctgctccgccgCGCCACGGCGCCGTGCTTCCcctccctcgccggccgcctcctcctctacgtccgcctcgccggcctcaAGAGGATCGTGCCTTGCTCCACCCAGCTCGCCAACCACCTCCTGTCGCTCaacttcctcctccgccgcccgcgcgatGCGCGCCGCCTGTTCGCCAGAATGCCCCGCCCCGACGTCTGCTCCTACAACGCCATGCTCGCGGGGTACGCCCGCCTCGCGCTCGCGGCCCCTGCGGCCGAGGTGTTCGCCGCCATGCCACACCGCGACCTCCTCTCCTATAATGCTACTCtgctcgcgctcgccggcggtggtgaGATGCAGAAAGCCGTGGCGCTCTACTCCGAGCTCCGCGGCACGTCGACTTCACTTGGGTACAGTGATCAAACCTTCTTGGCACTCCTTGTAGGCTGTGAGAAGCTTGTGGACAGGGAGCTTGCCAGGCAGCTCCATGCACATCTGATTCTTCATGGGTTCTTGTCAGATATCAGGATTGCCAGCTCCCTCGTTGATGTGTACACCAAATGCGTATGCATTGCAGATGCAGAGGATCTGTTTAATGAGATGCCTGTGAAAAGTGAGCGAATGTGGACGACACTAGTTTGCGGCTATGCAGAGGATGGCCAGCTGAGCACTGCCCGTCGGTTGTTCAATCAAATGCCAAAGAAGAATATCCTCTCATGGAATTCTCTCATGGAGGGATATGTTCGCCATGGGCAGGAAGCAGAAGCACTGAGCATATTTCAGCATTTGATCAAAGAGGGTGTCCACCCAGATCAGATCACCTTTACTAGTTGTTTCCGTGCTTGTGCAGCTGTGTGCGCACTGAAATGTGGGCAGCAGATCCATGGAAGGTTGCTAAGAACTGGTTTTTATCCAAATGTCATGATTTTGAGCTCACTCATTGACATGTACTCAAGATGTGGCTATTTGGCTGATGCTAGACAGGTGTTCAGTCTAACAGTTCAGGAAAAGAAGGATACATTGTTGTGGAATGCGCTACTGGGTGCTCTATGTCATCATGGGCATGGGCAGGAGGTGATAGGATCATTTGTTCAGATGATTCGAGAGAGATGGAAGCCTGATGCGAATACATTCTTGACAGTTTTGAAGGCTTGCTGCCATTGCAACCTTGTTGAAGAAG CTAACAATGTGCTGTCACATGGCGTCCAATGA
- the LOC127752562 gene encoding fluoride export protein 1, protein MESSSARSNTSERNRVDYARSVSMDSAGHSLGARSASILSRRSSRQGSRGSISLSREMGDSILSSMRHSLQSADQLLGDVDGSVLAQVIDSGDRGLAFENDVDEEEENNVEDHQAVPLPDDTSMRIHGRSSQGTSVVAPVSAMKSKDTNVNGPASSSIKVEPYKLSWMQDYASYLIHLAVFGFLGVFTRYGLQKLFGPSCLALTSDQSPLYLDLPSNMLGSFLMGWFGIIFKADIRHISDHLIVGITTGYMGSLTTFSGWNQKMVGLSSKDHWVYAVAGIVLGMFVVNESITVGAETGERLRGWILKCIIEKSSIGSKCGWEDWRVDTRTKHYALLGVMVILMSLIWILSIVLAIVKVHSLGHGAVLWLGCSVAPPGVWLRWYLARLNGGGIGIGKRRHLKWLPVGTLAANVLAAAIMAALAVTAKAENTRRLTVLNGIQLGFLGCLSTVSTFAAEVYTMRRSGQIARAFVYAAATFVLSFVLGTLIYSVPVWVEHYR, encoded by the exons ATGGAAAGTTCATCAGCTAGGAGCAACACCTCAGAGAGGAATCGCGTAGATTATGCAAGAAGTGTGTCCATGGATTCTGCAGGTCATTCTTTAGGTGCTAGGTCTGCCTCAATCCTCAGTAGGAGAAGCAGCAGGCAGGGTTCAAGGGGATCCATCAGCCTCTCCCGTGAGATGGGGGACTCGATACTGAGCTCGATGAGGCATTCGCTTCAATCAGCAGACCAGTTGCTAGGTGATGTAGATGGCTCAGTTCTTGCTCAGGTCATTGACAGTGGTGACCGAGGGCTAGCATTTGAAAACGACGTTGACGAAGAGGAAGAGAATAATGTGGAGGATCATCAGGCTGTTCCTCTCCCAGATGATACATCAATGCGGATTCATGGCAGAAGCTCTCAAGGCACAAGTGTGGTGGCACCCGTATCTGCGATGAAGTCAAAAGATACTAATGTTAACGGCCCAGCCAGTTCATCTATCAAG GTTGAACCATATAAGCTTTCATGGATGCAAGATTATGCTTCTTACCTGATCCATTTAGCCGTATTTGGATTTCTTGGG GTATTTACAAGGTATGGGCTCCAAAAACTGTTTGGCCCTAGCTGCCTGGCACTCACCTCAGACCAAAGCCCACTGTACCTTGACCTTCCATCTAACATG CTAGGATCTTTCCTGATGGGCTGGTTTGGGATCATCTTCAAGGctgatatacgtcacatatctgATCATCTCATTGTCGGAATCACGACAGGCTACATGGGAAGCCTTACCACCTTCAGTGGGTGGAACCAGAAAATGGTTGGCCTATCTTCCAAAGACCACTGGGTATATGCTGTAGCTGGCATAGTACTAG GAATGTTTGTCGTCAATGAGTCCATCACGGTGGGTGCGGAAACTGGTGAGCGACTGCGAGGATGGATCCTGAAATGCATCATAGAGAAGAGTTCAATAGGAAGCAAATGCGGCTGGGAGGACTGGAGGGTGGACACCAGGACCAAACATTATGCGCTTCTTGGAGTTATGGTGATTCTGATGTCTTTGATATGGATCCTGAGCATTGTGCTGGCCATAGTGAAGGTGCATAGCCTTGGCCATGGCGCGGTTCTGTGGCTGGGTTGCTCGGTAGCACCTCCCGGTGTTTGGCTTCGCTGGTACTTGGCGAGGCTAAATGGCGGAGGAATTGGAATCGGCAAGCGGAGACACCTCAAATGGCTTCCCGTTGGAACACTTGCAGCCAATGTTCTTGCAGCAGCAATCATGGCAGCTCTTGCTGTCACGGCTAAAGCG gAAAATACAAGACGATTGACTGTTCTTAATGGCATACAGCTCGGTTTCCTCGGTTGCTTGAGCACAGTATCAACTTTTGCTGCTGAAGTTTACACCATGAGAAGAAGTGGTCAGATTGCAAGGGCATTTGTATATGCTGCAGCCACCTTCGTTCTCTCATTTGTGCTAGGAACTCTGATATACTCAGTGCCGGTGTGGGTAGAGCATTACCGATAG
- the LOC127752563 gene encoding chlorophyllide a oxygenase, chloroplastic-like → METTVSLLPHLLVKPSSSFSCCFTMGIGRRYGRIKVYAVLGDDEAQHAKNNMRGALFHVDNPGPMAPIAKGNFLDVNQALEVVRFGIQYCDWRARQDLLTIMVLHNKVVEVLKSLAIEFKSNGTLRKELAELQEELAKAHNQVHLSETRASSALDKLAQADNLVNDRLLQDGGSSASIDNYVSLASRTSSASRFVNKKTLRPSLDVSGPVQPYNPNLKNFWYPVVFSGDLKDDTMVPIDCFEEQWVIFRGKDGRPGCVQNTCAHRACPLHLGSVSEGRIQCPFHGWEYSTDGKCEKMPATKLLNVRIWSLPCFEQEGMVWIWPGDGTPESTIPSLQPPSGFTIHAEMVMELPVEHGLLLDNLLDIAHAPFAHTSTFAKGWSVPSLVKFLTPASGLQGYWDPYPIDMEFRLPCMVLSTTGISKPGKLEGKSIKQCSTHLHQLHICLPSSRNKTRMLYQMSLNFAPWLKHIPFMHILWSHFGEKVLNEDLRLVLGQQERMINGANVWNWPVSYDKLGIRYRLWRDAIERGANRLPFNNQSESGS, encoded by the exons ATGGAAACCACTGTGTCTTTGCTGCCGCACCTGCTCGTCaagccttcctcctccttcagCTGTTGCTTCACAATG GGCATTGGTCGTCGATATGGAAGAATCAAGGTGTATGCAGTGCTCGGTGATGATGAAGCTCAACATGCCAAGAACAACATGAGGGGGGCCTTGTTCCATGTCGATAACCCCGGGCCAATGGCTCCCATTGCAAAAGGCAACTTCTTGGATGTTAACCAGGCCCTTGAGGTGGTCCGATTCGGCATCCAGTACTGCGATTGGAGGGCGCGGCAGGACCTCCTCACCATCATGGTTCTGCACAACAAG GTGGTAGAGGTTCTCAAATCTTTAGCAATAGAGTTCAAGTCAAATGGAACCTTGAGGAAAGAGCTTGCAGAGTTGCAGGAAGAATTGGCCAAAGCTCACAATCAG GTTCATTTATCAGAAACTAGAGCATCATCTGCACTTGATAAGTTAGCACAAGCGGATAACCTGGTGAATGACAGACTGTTGCAAGACGGAGGCTCTAGTGCATCTATAGACAACTATGTTTCTCTTGCTTCAAGAACGTCATCAGCGTCCCGTTTTGTGAACAAGAAAACTCTGCGTCCGAGTCTGGACGTGTCTGGTCCAGTGCAGCCATACAATCCCAATCTGAAAAACTTCTGGTACCCAGTTGTCTTCTCCGGTGACCTGAAAGATGATACAATG GTACCAATAGATTGTTTTGAGGAGCAGTGGGTAATTTTCCGAGGAAAGGATGGGAGACCTGGATGTGTTCAGAACACATGTGCTCACAGAGCCTGCCCTCTTCATCTTGGCTCAGTTAGTGAGGGTAGAATCCAATGCCCTTTCCATg GGTGGGAGTATTCAACTGATGGAAAATGTGAGAAAATGCCAGCCACGAAGTTGCTCAATGTGCGCATCTGGTCATTGCCATGCTTTGAGCAAGAAGGCATGGTTTGGATCTGGCCTGGTGATGGCACACCGGAGTCGACTATCCCTTCTCTGCAGCCCCCTTCAGGATTTACAATTCATGCAGAG ATGGTGATGGAGCTACCGGTGGAGCATGGACTTCTGCTGGACAATCTATTAGATATTGCTCATGCTCCTTTTGCTCATACGTCCACCTTTGCCAAGGGTTGGAGTGTTCCAAG CTTGGTGAAGTTCTTGACACCTGCATCTGGGCTCCAAGGGTACTGGGATCCTTACCCCATCGACATGGAGTTTCGACTGCCATGCATGGTCTTGTCAACCACTGGCATCTCAAAGCCTGGAAAACTAGAGGGAAAGAGCATCAAGCAATGTTCCACACATCTCCACCAACTCCATATCTGCTTGCCCTCCTCCAGGAATAAAACCAGGATGCTGTACCAGATGTCCCTCAACTTTGCTCCCTGGCTCAAGCACATCCCTTTCATGCACATACTATGGTCACATTTTGGTGAGAAG GTCTTGAATGAGGACCTACGGCTTGTGCTTGGGCAGCAAGAGCGGATGATAAATGGCGCGAACGTATGGAACTGGCCAGTGTCATATGACAAGCTTGGTATCCGGTATCGGTTATGGAGAGACGCCATTGAGAGGGGAGCAAACAGGTTGCCATTCAATAACCAAAGTGAGAGTGGATCATAG
- the LOC127752560 gene encoding SH2 domain-containing protein A-like isoform X2, with amino-acid sequence MAAPPGRGGADGYCDLPDVRLELDPGKVRGGGGGFTVCFWLYLSSSARPSSVILHQVAEGGGDKVPFLALGEGNKLILFPLLGFHREAPTPDSSYPWTDITNLTEVNECPLDNWFHVGCEVTENIMRLHIDCDLVAETHLHSLYNEPDYQDDANQINLLGSKDKLEGYVYNMELSCMLGNIQQQFAKNPPFKLSIDYSCSDGIEEGDDGIWNIVGGKASCRRNFILEVILVDAFGEAAKDREIVASLVYADNGALVEKSRDDSEPPLLISCDGIEYPAVSRPLPIIRGRALFKLKISQLSSKCDNKLFRIFFSTLGMKRYPFLEAYSKPIRCISRNRTSRPLGSAKRIGSASMDDIQSINNCEGFGHSGKANGRLQTHDPSSVNKHAKKMVLDKGAQDVMVSDSTASDYDSMDAGSSWSLSDGDDVESFSDAEIFRYCLDGTHERSKFLRAAAPSVNEDDLIKLANQVSLYSGCTHHRNQILISKQLLQEGADIWSIISKNNERALWSSAVPEMKAKFLEIVHPSNRGLSEQDFEVLRGIAGCGDDIGRDEFDKLWSWLYPVAIALSKDKINRLWDFTAHRWIEGLITLQETENALRSSRDRLMKPGTFVLRFPTTRSWPHPDAGSLVVTYVGSDNSIHHRLLSLDVSDAKSGNLEDLLLKEPELSQLGRVDRLPSSMQS; translated from the exons atggcggcgccgccgggacGCGGCGGAGCCGACGGGTACTGCGACCTCCCTGACGTGAGGCTCGAGTTGGACCCGGGTAAGgtcagaggcggcggaggtgggttTACCGTCTGCTTCTGGCTCTACCTCTCCAGCTCCGCGAGGCCTTCCTCTGTCATCCTCCATCAG GTAGCGGAAGGAGGTGGCGACAAGGTGCCATTTCTTGCATTGGGTGAAGGGAATAAACTGATTCTCTTCCCATTGCTGGGGTTTCACAGGGAAGCCCCTACTCCTGATAGTTCTTACCCATGGACTGACATAACCAATCTAACTGAAGTTAATGAGTGTCCCCTTGACAATTGGTTCCATGTCGGGTGTGAG GTTACCGAAAACATTATGCGTCTTCATATTGATTGCGACCTAGTTGCTGAAACTCATCTTCATTCGCTGTACAACGAACCAGACTATCAGGATGATGCAAACCAAATTAACTTACTAGGAAGCAAGGACAAGCTCGAAGGATATGTATATAACATGGAGTTGTCATGTATGCTAGGAAACATACAACAACAATTTGCAAAG AACCCACCATTTAAATTATCTATTGACTACTCATGCTCTGATGGAATCGAAGAGGGTGATGATGGTATTTGGAATATTGTGGGTGGGAAG GCCTCTTGCCGGAGGAACTTCATTTTGGAAGTTATACTAGTAGATGCATTTGGTGAAGCAGCAAAGGATAGAGag ATCGTTGCTTCACTCGTCTATGCTGACAATGGAGCGTTAGTTGAAAAATCAAGAGATGATTCAGAACCTCCTTTGCTAATTAGTTGTGATGGAATTGAATACCCAGCTGTAAGCAGGCCTCTACCAATTATTCGTGGGCGTGCACTATTTAAACTCAAGATTTCTCAG CTATCTTCTAAATGCGACAATAAGCTCTTCCGTATTTTTTTCTCTACACTTGGCATGAAAAGATATCCTTTTTTGGAGGCGTATTCCAAACCTATTCGTTGTATATCTCGAAACCGCACCAGCCGCCCATTGGGTTCTGCAAAGCGGATAGGCTCTGCATCAATGGATGATATTCAATCAATCAATAATTGTGAAGGGTTTGGTCACAGTGGAAAAGCAAATGGTCGGTTGCAGACACACGACCCAAGTTCAGTG AATAAACATGCAAAAAAGATGGTGCTAGACAAAGGAGCACAGGATGTCATGGTGTCTGATTCTACAGCATCAGATTACGACAGCATGGATGCAGGAAGTTCTTGGAGTTTATCAGATGGAGATGATGTTGAATCCTTTTCGGACGCTGAGATTTTCAGATATTGTTTAGATGGTACACATGAGCGGTCAAAGTTTCTCAGAGCTGCAGCTCCTTCTGTTAACGAAGATGACTTGATAAAACTTGCAAATCAGGTCTCTTTGTATAGTGGATGCACCCATCACAG AAACCAAATATTAATATCAAAGCAACTGCTCCAAGAGGGTGCTGACATTTGGAGTATAATCTCAAAGAACAATGAACGTGCTCTTTGGTCATCTGCAGTTCCTGAAATGAAAGCAAAATTTTTGGAAATAGTCCATCCTTCCAACAGGGGTTTGTCGGAGCAG GATTTTGAGGTTTTAAGAGGAATTGCTGGTTGTGGTGATGACATTGGAAGAGACGAGTTTGATAAGCTATGGTCCTGGTTATACCCAGTTGCCATTGCTTTGTCAAAAGACAAAATAAACAGGCTATGGGATTTCACAGCACATAGATGGATAGAGGGATTGATTACATTACAGGAAACTGAGAATGCACTAAGAAGTTCCAGGGACCGGCTTATGAAGCCAGGAACATTTGTCCTTAGATTTCCTACTACCCGAAGCTGGCCACATCCAGATGCCGGTAGCCTGGTTGTTACCTATGTTGGCTCCGATAACTCAATTCATCATAGACTTTTGTCTCTTGATGTCAG TGATGCTAAGTCTGGCAACCTAGAAGATTTGTTGCTGAAGGAGCCTGAATTGTCCCAGCTAGGAAG GGTTGATCGCCTGCCATCCTCTATGCAGAGCTAA
- the LOC127752560 gene encoding SH2 domain-containing protein A-like isoform X1 — translation MAAPPGRGGADGYCDLPDVRLELDPGKVRGGGGGFTVCFWLYLSSSARPSSVILHQVAEGGGDKVPFLALGEGNKLILFPLLGFHREAPTPDSSYPWTDITNLTEVNECPLDNWFHVGCEVTENIMRLHIDCDLVAETHLHSLYNEPDYQDDANQINLLGSKDKLEGYVYNMELSCMLGNIQQQFAKNPPFKLSIDYSCSDGIEEGDDGIWNIVGGKASCRRNFILEVILVDAFGEAAKDREIVASLVYADNGALVEKSRDDSEPPLLISCDGIEYPAVSRPLPIIRGRALFKLKISQLSSKCDNKLFRIFFSTLGMKRYPFLEAYSKPIRCISRNRTSRPLGSAKRIGSASMDDIQSINNCEGFGHSGKANGRLQTHDPSSVVCFHPSKFSKIEDDVQKTSSQNKHAKKMVLDKGAQDVMVSDSTASDYDSMDAGSSWSLSDGDDVESFSDAEIFRYCLDGTHERSKFLRAAAPSVNEDDLIKLANQVSLYSGCTHHRNQILISKQLLQEGADIWSIISKNNERALWSSAVPEMKAKFLEIVHPSNRGLSEQDFEVLRGIAGCGDDIGRDEFDKLWSWLYPVAIALSKDKINRLWDFTAHRWIEGLITLQETENALRSSRDRLMKPGTFVLRFPTTRSWPHPDAGSLVVTYVGSDNSIHHRLLSLDVSDAKSGNLEDLLLKEPELSQLGRVDRLPSSMQS, via the exons atggcggcgccgccgggacGCGGCGGAGCCGACGGGTACTGCGACCTCCCTGACGTGAGGCTCGAGTTGGACCCGGGTAAGgtcagaggcggcggaggtgggttTACCGTCTGCTTCTGGCTCTACCTCTCCAGCTCCGCGAGGCCTTCCTCTGTCATCCTCCATCAG GTAGCGGAAGGAGGTGGCGACAAGGTGCCATTTCTTGCATTGGGTGAAGGGAATAAACTGATTCTCTTCCCATTGCTGGGGTTTCACAGGGAAGCCCCTACTCCTGATAGTTCTTACCCATGGACTGACATAACCAATCTAACTGAAGTTAATGAGTGTCCCCTTGACAATTGGTTCCATGTCGGGTGTGAG GTTACCGAAAACATTATGCGTCTTCATATTGATTGCGACCTAGTTGCTGAAACTCATCTTCATTCGCTGTACAACGAACCAGACTATCAGGATGATGCAAACCAAATTAACTTACTAGGAAGCAAGGACAAGCTCGAAGGATATGTATATAACATGGAGTTGTCATGTATGCTAGGAAACATACAACAACAATTTGCAAAG AACCCACCATTTAAATTATCTATTGACTACTCATGCTCTGATGGAATCGAAGAGGGTGATGATGGTATTTGGAATATTGTGGGTGGGAAG GCCTCTTGCCGGAGGAACTTCATTTTGGAAGTTATACTAGTAGATGCATTTGGTGAAGCAGCAAAGGATAGAGag ATCGTTGCTTCACTCGTCTATGCTGACAATGGAGCGTTAGTTGAAAAATCAAGAGATGATTCAGAACCTCCTTTGCTAATTAGTTGTGATGGAATTGAATACCCAGCTGTAAGCAGGCCTCTACCAATTATTCGTGGGCGTGCACTATTTAAACTCAAGATTTCTCAG CTATCTTCTAAATGCGACAATAAGCTCTTCCGTATTTTTTTCTCTACACTTGGCATGAAAAGATATCCTTTTTTGGAGGCGTATTCCAAACCTATTCGTTGTATATCTCGAAACCGCACCAGCCGCCCATTGGGTTCTGCAAAGCGGATAGGCTCTGCATCAATGGATGATATTCAATCAATCAATAATTGTGAAGGGTTTGGTCACAGTGGAAAAGCAAATGGTCGGTTGCAGACACACGACCCAAGTTCAGTGGTATGTTTCCATCCATCCAAGTTTTCCAAGATAGAAGATGATGTACAGAAAACATCATCACAG AATAAACATGCAAAAAAGATGGTGCTAGACAAAGGAGCACAGGATGTCATGGTGTCTGATTCTACAGCATCAGATTACGACAGCATGGATGCAGGAAGTTCTTGGAGTTTATCAGATGGAGATGATGTTGAATCCTTTTCGGACGCTGAGATTTTCAGATATTGTTTAGATGGTACACATGAGCGGTCAAAGTTTCTCAGAGCTGCAGCTCCTTCTGTTAACGAAGATGACTTGATAAAACTTGCAAATCAGGTCTCTTTGTATAGTGGATGCACCCATCACAG AAACCAAATATTAATATCAAAGCAACTGCTCCAAGAGGGTGCTGACATTTGGAGTATAATCTCAAAGAACAATGAACGTGCTCTTTGGTCATCTGCAGTTCCTGAAATGAAAGCAAAATTTTTGGAAATAGTCCATCCTTCCAACAGGGGTTTGTCGGAGCAG GATTTTGAGGTTTTAAGAGGAATTGCTGGTTGTGGTGATGACATTGGAAGAGACGAGTTTGATAAGCTATGGTCCTGGTTATACCCAGTTGCCATTGCTTTGTCAAAAGACAAAATAAACAGGCTATGGGATTTCACAGCACATAGATGGATAGAGGGATTGATTACATTACAGGAAACTGAGAATGCACTAAGAAGTTCCAGGGACCGGCTTATGAAGCCAGGAACATTTGTCCTTAGATTTCCTACTACCCGAAGCTGGCCACATCCAGATGCCGGTAGCCTGGTTGTTACCTATGTTGGCTCCGATAACTCAATTCATCATAGACTTTTGTCTCTTGATGTCAG TGATGCTAAGTCTGGCAACCTAGAAGATTTGTTGCTGAAGGAGCCTGAATTGTCCCAGCTAGGAAG GGTTGATCGCCTGCCATCCTCTATGCAGAGCTAA